In the Halorubrum ruber genome, AGCCGGACTTGGAAGTCCGGACCGCCGTGTCGACGAGCCCCTCGCGGCCGCCCATCGCGTGGAAGAAGAACTCCTGGGGCGTGAGCCCGCCGCGGTAGGAGTTCTCCACGAAGCCGTGCGCCTCCGAGGAGAGGTCGTTCGGCCGGTAATGCGAGAGCGTCCGGTCCTCGTAGCCGCGGTTGATCCGCTCGCCGCGGACCGCCTGCTGGCCGACCGAGCCGGCCATCTGCGTCAGGTTCAGCATCGAGCCGCGGGCGCCCGAGCGGGCCATCACGACCGCCGGGTTGTCGTCGCCGAAGTGCTGGTCGGCGATCTCCCCGGCCGAGTCGCGGGCCTTCCCGAGCGTCTGCATGATCTTCATCTCGAGCGTCTCGTCGACGCCGCGGCCCGGGAGCGACTCAAGCTCGCCGGCCTCGTACGTCTCGATGAGCTCCTGAACGCGGTCGTAGGCGCTCTCGATCGCCTCGTCGACCTGCTCTTCGGCCTCCGGCGGGATCGACTCGTCGTCGATCCCGATCGAGAACCCGAAGTTCATGATCGCGCGCATCGCCAGCGACGCGATCTCGTTGATGAACACGCGGGCGCGGGTCTCCCCGTACTCCTTGGTGAGCGTGTCGACGACCTCGCCGCCGAACGCGCCGACCGCGTCCTCGTCGATGGTCCCCTCGATCAGCTGGCCGTCCTCGATGACGACGCTGTCGCCGGCCGAGGAGGTAAAGGAGAGATCCAGATCGTCTGGGAGCAGCTCCGAGAACAGCGTCCGGCCGGTCCAGAACTCGCGGCCGTCGTCGTCGACGCCGTCCGCCTCGGGCAGCTCGTCCACGCGCGTGGCGCGCAGCAGGTCCAGCGCCTGCGTCTCCGTGAACTCGGGGTTCGAGTGGGTGAGGAGGTAGGTGCCGGAGATGTGGTCCTGGATCGCGCCGATGATGTTCCCGCCGAAGCGGGGCGAGAGGATCTGCTCTTGGACGCGCATAAGGACGCGGGCCTCGGCGCGGGCCTCCTCGTTCTGGAGCGCGTGCATGTTCATCTCGTCGCCGTCGAAGTCGGCGTTGTACGGCGGACAGACGACGGTGTTGAGCCGGAACGTCTTGTACGGCATCACCACGACCTCGTGGGCCATGATGGACATCCGGTGCAGCGAGGGCTGGCGGTTGAAGATCACGATGTCGCCGTCGACGAGGTGGCGGTTTACCTCCCAGTCGGCCTCGACTTTTTCGGCCAGCTCCTCGCAGTTCTTCTCGGTCACCTTCAGCCGGCGACCGTCGGGGCGGCGCACGTAGTTGGCGCCGGGGTGGGCCTCGGGGCCGTTCCGGACGTACTGGCGCGCCTCCTCGACGTTGCGCTCGGTGACGTTGAGCGTCTGGGTCATCTCCTTCGCCACGCGGTCGGGCACGCCGACCTCGTTCAGCGAGAGCGTCGGGTCCGGCGAGATAACGGTACGAGCGGAGAAGTTGACGCGCTTCCCGGAGAGCGATCCGCGGAAGCGGCCCTCCTTCCCCTTCAGCCGCTGGCTGAGGGTCTTGAGGGGGCGGCCGGAGCGGTGTCGCGCCGGCGGCGTCCCGCTGATCTCGTTGTCGACGAACGTGGTGACGTGGTACTGTAAGAGCTCCCAGAGGTCCTCGATGATCAGCTGCGGGGCGCCCGCCTCGCGGTTCTCCATGAACCGCTGGTTGATCCGGATGATGTCGACCAGCTTGTGCGTGAGGTCGTCCTCGGAGCGCTGGCCGTTGTCCAGCGTGATGGAGGGACGGGTGGTCACCGGCGGCACCGGCAGCACCGTCAGGATCATCCACTCCGGGCGGGAGTGCTCGGAGTCGATGCCGAGGACCTCGAGGTCCTCGTCCGGAATGTCCTCGAACCAGTCGCGGATGTCCGAGGGCATCAGCTTGTTCATGTCCTCCTCGGTGAGGTCGACGTCTAACGCCTTCTCGATGGCGCGGCGGTCCTCCTTGCGCGGGCGGAACTCGCCGGCCATGATCTCGTTGATCCGGTCGACGGCGATGTCGGTCTCGTCGGCGAGCTCCTGCGGCGAGGTGCCCGGGTCGTCCGCCTCCTCGTCGGGCTGCATCGCGGCCGCGATGCGCTCGGAGTAGTCGCCCGAGAGCACGTCCTGGACCTCGTAGTACGTGGTCGGCTTCTCGTGTTTGATGTCCGCCTGCGGCTCGCCGCAGAACGGACAGGTGGACGCCTTCCGGGCCTGCCGGACGGCGGCCTTCAGCACGTCGTGCTCGTCGTCGCCCAGCTCCTTCGCCCGCTCGTAGCGGTCGCGGAACTCGTCGCGCTGCGCCTCGTCCAAGGCGAGCTTCCCGCACTCGCGGCACGTCGAGCGGAGCAGCCGCCGGATGAGCTTGGTGAAGCCCACGTGGATGACCGGGGCGGCCAGCTCGATGTGGCCGAAGTGGCCGTTACAGGAGCCGGAGTGGGAGCCGCAGGTTCGACACTCTAAGCCGGGGTCGATGACGCCCAGTCGCGGGTCCATCAGCCCCATGTCGATCGGATAGCCGTCGTCGTCGTACGTGTCGGCCGTGATCACCTTCGTCGCGGACATGTCCCGGTACGTCTCCGGGTCCATGAGGCCGAAGTCGATCCCGCCGAGCACTTTCGGTGTTTGCGTTGACATCTAAATCGCGTCCTCCAGTTCGAGTTTCGGTCGGATGCCGAGGGCGATCATCTCGTCGAGCAGGAGCTTGAACGCGTAGCTAACCTCCAGCTCGTGGATGTCGTCCTCGTCGCCCGTCACCGGGTCGTACACGCGGCGCTGCTCGCGGTCCTCGACGGCGACGAGCCCGGTTTCCGCGGAGACGTGGACCGTCTCGGCGTCCGAGGACTCTAACAGTCGCTCGTTGAGCACCATCGACGCGCCGTGGCCGATGATCGTGTCGCGCTCCATCTCCCCGACGCGCAGCCCGCCCTCGCGGGCCCGCCCCTCGGTCGGCTGGCGCGTGAGCACCTGGACCGGCCCGCGCGAGCGGGCGTGGAGCTTGTTCGACACCATGTGGTACAGCTTGTGGTAGAAGATCGTCCCGACGAAGATCTCGGCGTCGATCTTCTCGCCGGTGACGCCGGAGTACATGACCTCCTTGCCGGAGGATTCGAAGCCGTGTTCCTCTAACTGGTCACGGAGCTCCTCCTCGTCTTCGCCCTGGAACGGCGTGCCGTCGACCCGCGAGCCGCGCAGCGAGCCGACCTTGCCGCCGAGCATCTCCAGCACGTGGCCGACCGTCATCCGCGACGGCAGCGCGTGCGGGTTCATCACGAGGTCGGGGACGACCCCTCTTCGGTAAACGGCATGTCCTCCTGGGGCGCGAGGTGGCCCACGACGCCCTTCTGGCCGTGTCGGGACGCGAACTTGTCGCCCAGCTCGGGGACGCGCTGGTCGCGCACCTTCACCTTCGAGAGCTTGGAGCCGTCCTCGCCCTCCATCAGCGTCACGGTGTCGACGACGCCCGACTCGCCCGAGCGCATCGTCACCGAGGTCTCGCGGCGCTTCTGCGGGGAGAGCCCGCCCATGTCGTCGGGCTCCTCAAGGAAGCGCGGCGGGCTGGTCTTGCCGAGCAGCACCGAGGACTCGTCGACCTTCGTCTCGGGGTTGACGAGGCCGTCCTCGTCGAGGTGCGTGTAGGCGTCCTCGCCGCGGGCGCCGCGCACGTCCTGTTCGGGGATCTCGAAGCGGTCCTCCTGACCGCCGGGGTAGCGGCGCTCCTCGCCCTCGTAGGTCCGGAAGAAGTGCGAGCGGGTGAGCGCGCGGTCGACGGAGCCCTGATTCATCACGAGGGCGTCCTCGATGTTGAAGCCCTCGTAGGACATCACGGCGACGACGAAGTTCTGCGCCGCCGGCCGCTTGTCGAAGCTGATCTGGTCGGACGTCTGCGTCTTCACCATCGCCAGCTGCGGGTAGTGGAGGAGGTGCTGACGCGTGTCGGGCCGGATCCGGTAGTTCGCGGAGGGGAGCCCGAGCGACTGCTTCATCATCCCCGCGCCCATCGTAATCCGGGGCGAGGCGTTGTGCTCGGGGTACGGGATCATCCCCGCGCCGATGCCGAAGACGAGCTGCGGGTCGATCTCGAGGTGCGTGTGGTCCTCGGTCACGTCCTCCTCGTCGACGGCGACGAGGATGTCCTCCTCCTCCTCGGCGTCGATGAACTCGACGTAGCCGCGCTCGACGAGGTCCTCGAACTCCACGTCGCCGCGTTCGAGCGCCTCGATCTCCTCGTCGCCGAGGAGCGGCTCGCCGTTCTCGACGACGATGAGCGGGCGCCGCGCCCGCCCCGCGTCGGCGTTGACGATGACCTCGCGGGTCCGGTCTTTCACCGAGACGTTCACCATCTCCGAGACGTCGCCGCGGCGGCGCGCCTCGCGGATCTGTTCGGCGAGCTCGTCCGGGTTCTCGTGGGTGCCCACGAGGCTCCCGTTGACGTACACCTTCGCTTCGCGTTCTGCTTGTGCCATGATCAGTCGTCCGCCGTCTGTCGTTCGACGCCCTCGATGCCGGGGATCCCCTCGACACCCATCGACGCCAGTTCTCGTTTCAGCCCCTGTTCGTCCTCGACCGTCTGTGACAGCTCCATCGCCTGCGCGAAATTCTTCACGAGCCCGCAGTTCGGTCCCTCCGGCGTCTCGGAGGGACAGATGCGACCCCACTGGGTCGCGTGGAGGTCCCGCGCCTCGAAGTGCGGCTGCGACCGCGACAGCGGCGAGCGCAGGCGCCGGAGGTGCGAGAGCACGCCCATGTAGTCCGTCCGGTCGACGAGCTGGGAGACGCCCGAGCGGCCGCCGACCCAGTTCCCGGTCGCGATCGGGTGTTCGAGCCGCTCGGTCAACACGTCGGAGCGCACGACGGTGTTGACGGTGAGCTGCCGGTTCCGCATGTTGGCGCGTTCGAGCTGGTACTTCACGTCGCGCGCCAGCTTGTTCAGGGCGGTGCGGAACAGGTCGCGCATCAGGTCACCGGAGACCTTCAGGCGCTTGTTCGCGTAGTGGTCCTTATCGTCGGCCTCCCGGCGGTCGAGGGCGAGCTCGAAGCACGCCTCGGCCATCCGGCAGAGGTAGTACGCCTTGTTGATCCGCACGTCCTCCTCGTCGACGCCCTCCTCGTGGAGGTGCGGCAGGAGGTAGCGGTCGATGACGTAGTTCGCCCGCTTGAGCTGGTAGTTCTTCCCCTGACCGGAGGCGACGCGCTCGCCGAGGGTCTCGATCGCCCCTCGGTCGTCTGGACGTCGGCCTCCTCTAAGTTCTCCAGCATGAACTTCACGATCTCGGGGTCGTCAGAGACGCGGTGGACAATCTCCTCGTCGGACTCGAGTCCGAGCGCCCGGACGAGGGTCACGAAGTCGATGGAGCCGGAGACGGAGGGGAACGACACTTCGAGCAGCCCCTCGCGGTTGCGCTCACAGAGTACCAAGGCGCGGTACCCGCGGCGCTGGGAGAACGTCTTCGCGACCTGAATCTCGTCGCCGTACTTCGAGTCGTACTCCGCGAGGATCTTGTTCGGCGCCAGGTCCTCCGAGGTCATCAGCACGCGCTCGGAGCCGTTGACGATGAAGTAGCCGCCGGGGTCGACGGGGTCCTCGCCGATGTCGATGAGCTCCTCGTCGGAGAAGCCCGCCATGTTACACTTGTTCGAGCCGACCATGATCGGCATCCGGCCGACCTTGGTCTCGGTCGTGTCGACGACCTCCTCGGGCTCGTCCTCGCCGCCGCGCACGATGGACATCTCCATGAACACGGGCGCCGAGTAGGTGATGTTTCGGAGCCGCGCCTCCTGTGGGTACAGCAGCTCCTCGGAGCCGTCGGCCTCGCGGACGCGCGGGGTGACCATCCGCACGTCGCCGAGCTCGACGTACACCGGCTCCTGACCCTCCTTGTCGCCGATGTCCGTCTCGATGGTCTCCTTCTCGTCGACGACTTCCTGCATGCCGCGGTCCAGGAAGTTGTTGAACGAGCGGAAGTGGTGTTCGGCGAGCCGTTCGTCCGAGAAGTACTCGCGTGAAACCACGCGTCGGTCTTGCCTGTTCATGAGACGACTAATCGGTACACGACCGCCTCGTCGGTCGTTCGGGAGTCGCGAACGATCTTCACCACGTCGCCGACCTCGGCCTCGTCGGGGAGCGCGGGATCCGTGCGTTTGATCTTCGGTAAGTTCGTTTTCTTCACGTCGTACTCCGCCAGGACCTCCTCGACCTCTTCGGGGTCGTCGAGGAGAACGTGGTCCGGGACGAGTTCGTGTTGGCTTACGTCTACCATGGGTGCTGGTGGTGGGGAGAAGCTATCACGAGATACTACAGATACGTATATACGCCAGCGGCATAAGAGTTACCAAGCGCTGCCGCGCGCGGCTCACGGGCCGGGGCGTTCGACACTCCCACACACGCGAGGTCGACACAAAAGCATACCGGCCGCGACCGCGATTGCCCCCTCGGCGTCGCGGCTCGGACGCCCCAATTCCCTGTCACCGACCCGCACTCCCGTCAGGGATGACAAGCCTTATTTGCCAGACAGGGGTACGAACTGATGCGACAAGCCCGGATGGTGTAGTGGCCCATCATACGACCCTGTCACGGTCGTGACGCGGGTTCAAATCCCGCTCCGGGCGTCCCCCGTTTCGGGGCGCTGTCGCTGTTTGCCCGGATGGTGTAGTGGCCCATCATACGACCCTGTCACGGTCGTGACGCGGGTTCAAATCCCGCTCCGGGCGTTTTCGACGAACAACACGGCGAGCGTAGCGAGCCGTTCGTCGAAAACGGTCGCAAAAGGGATTTGAATCTGAGGACGAGCGAACGCAGTGAGCGAAGTCCTCCGGGTTCAAATCCCGCTCCGGGCGTCTTTCGCTGCCGCAAAACGAACGAGGAGCGGCAGCGACGAGTGAGTACTGCGGCAGCGAAGCGTCGAGGGATTTGAACCCTATCAGTCGCGCGCAGCGAACGGAGTGAGCGAGCACGTCTGATTTCGGTTCAAATCCCGCTCCGGGCGTTCTGTCGACGCCGACTACGAGCGAGGAGCGGTAGCGACGAGCGAGTCCGGCGTCGACGAATACAGACGAAGGGATTTGAACCAGAGAGTGAAGCGAGCGAAGCGAGCGGAACGACCGAGGTTCAAATCCCGCTCCGGGCGTCTTTCGCTGCCGCAAAACGAACGAGGAGCGGTAGCGACGAGCGCGCCCTACAGGTCCAGTTCAGCCAGCAGGTCGTCGACGAGCGACTCCGTTTTCGCGTCCGGGTCCTCGTCGGTGGCGACGGGCGTCCGGCCGTCGTACGTCTCGTGGACCATGGAGACGCCCTCGGCGAGCGTGTCGAGGCCGTAGCCGCCCTCCAGCACGTACGCGTCGGCGGCGCCGACGTCGTCGGCGAGCGTCCGGATCCGATCGGTCAACAGCGCGTACCCCTCGGAGGAGACGCGCATCCGCGAGATGGGGTCGTGGCGGTGCGCGTCGAACCCCGCCGAGACGATCAGCAGGTCGGGGTCGAACCGGTCGACCGCGGGCGCGATCCCCTCGTCGACGGCGTACAGGTAGTCGGCGTCTCCGGCGCCGGCCGCCAGCGGGAGGTTCGCGGTGGTCCCCTCGCCGTCCCCCTCGCCGGTCTCGTCGAGGTCGCCCGTGTCCGGGTACAGCCCATCCTCGTGGATCGACGCGTAGAACACGTCGCCACGGTCGTAGAAGATGTCCTGCGTGCCGTTCCCGTGGTGGACGTCCCAGTCGAAGATCGCGACGCGGTCGGCGAGGTCCTCGTCGAGCGCGGTCTGGGCCGCGACGGCGGCGTTGTTGAAAAAGCAGAACCCCATCGCGTCGTCGGTGACGGCGTGGTGGCCCGGCGGGCGGCCGATGGCGAACGGCGTCCGTCGACCGGTCGAGCCGTCGAGCGCCTCGCGGGCGGCCCACTGGGCGAGCCCGGCGGAGGTGAGCGCAGCGTCCCACGTCCCGTCGCTGGCGACGGTGTCGGGGTCCCAGCTCCCGCCGCCGTCCGCCACGAACGACTCCAGCTCGTCGACGTAGTCGGCGTCGTGGACCGCCGTGACCGCCGCCTTCTCCGCGGGGTCCGCCTCGACGTACTCGACGCCGTGTCGCTTCGTGAGGCCGCGGCGGATCGCGCGGAGCCGGTCCGGGTTCTCCGGGTGTCGCTCGCCGGTGTCGTGGTCGAGACACCGCTCGCTGTAGCCGAACCGCATCTACTCGAAGAGGGCGAAGTACGTCTCGATGTCCTCGGCCTGTACCGTTCGTCGGTCCGCGTGGCGGGCCAGCGTCGCGGCCGCGCTCGCGACGTTGTCGGCGTAGTCCTCTAAGATGTCGGCCAGCGCGACCCGCGCGTCGACGCCGACCCGGTACCGGTCGTCGATCCGGAGCCGAGCGATCCGGTCGATGGGCGCGACCGGCAGCGTGAGGTCTTCCCGGCTGACGACCTGCTCGACGCCGAAATCCGCGGCCATCAGCGTCTTTCGACCGTCGGCGGTCGCCCGCTCGGCCGCGTCGACGGCCAGCTCCGCGCCGTGCGACTGGATCCGTCGCGCGAGCTCCTCGGCGGCGTCCGCGCTGACGCGGAGTTCCCCCGCGTTCCGCCGGATGATCCCGTCGACCGGCGCGAACGGCAACTCGACACTCATACACACAGACGCGTCCGTGTATCGTATAACGCTTTCCGTTAGCCGCATCCCCGCCGGATCCGGACGGGGACCGCCGGGGCCAGAAGACGCGTCCGCCTCAGAACACGTCGTCCGCGTCGATGGTGCCGTCTCGCTCCGGCCCGCGGACCGTTACCTCCTCGCCGAGCCGGAGGCTCGCGTCGGTGTCGACCGTCCTCGTCCGCTGGCCGTCGTCGAGGACGACCGGGTCGCCGGTCTGGACGACCGTCCCGGTGAACTCGACGTCCTCGCCCGACGCCTCCGCCGTCGCGGCCGCGGCGCCGCCGCTCGCGCTCCCCGCTTCGCCCTCGCCGCTCTCGCCGGCGACGGCCTCGGCGGCCGCCTTCCGTCCGTCCTCGGCGAAGGCGCCGAGACCGGTCTCGTCCGCGTCGCGGTCGTCGCTCCCGCCGGCCTCGTTGCCTCCAGCGGCGCTCGCGGCCGACGCCCCGTCCGCGACGCCGGCCGCCGCGTCGCTCCCCTCGTCGAGGACGGTGACGGTCGAGCGCCAGTTCGCGGACGCCTCGAGGTCGTCCTGCCAGCCGTCCTGGATCTCGACGTCGGTGAAGACGACGCGGTCGGCGAGGTCGATCTCGCGGTCGGCCTTGTCGCCCCACAGCGCGACGCGGATCTCGCCCGTCTCGTCTTTGATCCGGACGTTGCGCACCTGCCCCTCGCTGCCGTCGTCGCGGTCGAAGGTGCGCACCGGGTCCGTCTCGATGACGCCGCCGCCGACGTCGACGGTTTCGCCGATCTCCAGGTCGGCGATGTCCGTCGTCTCCGGGACGTACTCGACGTCCTCGTCGACGCGCTCGACGGTGCCGCGGTCGCCGACGTGGAGCTCCAAGTCCCCGTCGCGCTCGCGGACGTAGCCGTCGCCGACCTCGACGACCTCGCCGGCCTCGAACTCCTCGGCGAGGTCGGCCTTGCCGTCCCACAGCGTTACGCGCACGCGCCCCGTCTCGTCGCCGACGGTGAGGTTCGCTACGCGCCCCTCGCTGCCGTCGTCGCGGTCGAACGTCCGGATCGAGTCAGTGTCGAGCACCTGTCCGACGAGGTTGACGTCGGAGGCGCCGAGCGTGAGGTCCTCGACGCGGTAGGTGTCGAGTACCTGCACGTCGACCTCGGCGTCCTCGTCGGGTTCGACCTTGTCCGCGCTCACTTCGAGCCCGCTGTACCCCTCCTTCGGGCGGCCCATGACGCGGAGCACCTGTCCGACCTCCAACTGCTCCTCGGCGGCGGCAGCCATCTCGTCCCACAGCGCGACCCGGACAGAGCCCGAGGCGTCCGCGACGTCGATGTTACACACGCGGCCCTCCTCGGCCTCCTCGTCGTCGCGCTCGAAGGTTTTGACCTCGCCGATGGCGGTCACCTTGCCGAGGAACTTCACGTCGTTCATCCCCGGCTCGATGTCGGCGATGGTGTCGGCCTCCTCGTCGCGCAGCTCGTGCGCGATGAGCATCGCGGCGGTCTCCTCGTCGGCGAGCCCGCCCATCTGCTCGACTTTGTCCTCGACAGCGGCCTCGAACTCCTCGAACTCGA is a window encoding:
- a CDS encoding DNA-directed RNA polymerase subunit A' translates to MSTQTPKVLGGIDFGLMDPETYRDMSATKVITADTYDDDGYPIDMGLMDPRLGVIDPGLECRTCGSHSGSCNGHFGHIELAAPVIHVGFTKLIRRLLRSTCRECGKLALDEAQRDEFRDRYERAKELGDDEHDVLKAAVRQARKASTCPFCGEPQADIKHEKPTTYYEVQDVLSGDYSERIAAAMQPDEEADDPGTSPQELADETDIAVDRINEIMAGEFRPRKEDRRAIEKALDVDLTEEDMNKLMPSDIRDWFEDIPDEDLEVLGIDSEHSRPEWMILTVLPVPPVTTRPSITLDNGQRSEDDLTHKLVDIIRINQRFMENREAGAPQLIIEDLWELLQYHVTTFVDNEISGTPPARHRSGRPLKTLSQRLKGKEGRFRGSLSGKRVNFSARTVISPDPTLSLNEVGVPDRVAKEMTQTLNVTERNVEEARQYVRNGPEAHPGANYVRRPDGRRLKVTEKNCEELAEKVEADWEVNRHLVDGDIVIFNRQPSLHRMSIMAHEVVVMPYKTFRLNTVVCPPYNADFDGDEMNMHALQNEEARAEARVLMRVQEQILSPRFGGNIIGAIQDHISGTYLLTHSNPEFTETQALDLLRATRVDELPEADGVDDDGREFWTGRTLFSELLPDDLDLSFTSSAGDSVVIEDGQLIEGTIDEDAVGAFGGEVVDTLTKEYGETRARVFINEIASLAMRAIMNFGFSIGIDDESIPPEAEEQVDEAIESAYDRVQELIETYEAGELESLPGRGVDETLEMKIMQTLGKARDSAGEIADQHFGDDNPAVVMARSGARGSMLNLTQMAGSVGQQAVRGERINRGYEDRTLSHYRPNDLSSEAHGFVENSYRGGLTPQEFFFHAMGGREGLVDTAVRTSKSGYLQRRLINALSELEAQYDGTVRDTSGRIVQFEFGEDGTSPVKVSSGEEDGIDVDGIVDRVVDAEFASDEEKERFLGEREPPTNLSEHAGPGLNKAGGPGVESDD
- a CDS encoding DNA-directed RNA polymerase subunit H; this translates as MVDVSQHELVPDHVLLDDPEEVEEVLAEYDVKKTNLPKIKRTDPALPDEAEVGDVVKIVRDSRTTDEAVVYRLVVS
- a CDS encoding histone deacetylase family protein — translated: MRFGYSERCLDHDTGERHPENPDRLRAIRRGLTKRHGVEYVEADPAEKAAVTAVHDADYVDELESFVADGGGSWDPDTVASDGTWDAALTSAGLAQWAAREALDGSTGRRTPFAIGRPPGHHAVTDDAMGFCFFNNAAVAAQTALDEDLADRVAIFDWDVHHGNGTQDIFYDRGDVFYASIHEDGLYPDTGDLDETGEGDGEGTTANLPLAAGAGDADYLYAVDEGIAPAVDRFDPDLLIVSAGFDAHRHDPISRMRVSSEGYALLTDRIRTLADDVGAADAYVLEGGYGLDTLAEGVSMVHETYDGRTPVATDEDPDAKTESLVDDLLAELDL
- a CDS encoding histone family protein, which encodes MSVELPFAPVDGIIRRNAGELRVSADAAEELARRIQSHGAELAVDAAERATADGRKTLMAADFGVEQVVSREDLTLPVAPIDRIARLRIDDRYRVGVDARVALADILEDYADNVASAAATLARHADRRTVQAEDIETYFALFE
- a CDS encoding single-stranded DNA binding protein, translating into MGAIEEVYEDLDTDVEFEEFEAAVEDKVEQMGGLADEETAAMLIAHELRDEEADTIADIEPGMNDVKFLGKVTAIGEVKTFERDDEEAEEGRVCNIDVADASGSVRVALWDEMAAAAEEQLEVGQVLRVMGRPKEGYSGLEVSADKVEPDEDAEVDVQVLDTYRVEDLTLGASDVNLVGQVLDTDSIRTFDRDDGSEGRVANLTVGDETGRVRVTLWDGKADLAEEFEAGEVVEVGDGYVRERDGDLELHVGDRGTVERVDEDVEYVPETTDIADLEIGETVDVGGGVIETDPVRTFDRDDGSEGQVRNVRIKDETGEIRVALWGDKADREIDLADRVVFTDVEIQDGWQDDLEASANWRSTVTVLDEGSDAAAGVADGASAASAAGGNEAGGSDDRDADETGLGAFAEDGRKAAAEAVAGESGEGEAGSASGGAAAATAEASGEDVEFTGTVVQTGDPVVLDDGQRTRTVDTDASLRLGEEVTVRGPERDGTIDADDVF